CACATGAATTCTCCCTGTTTGAATCACAATGTTCCTGTGTTTGCTTATAATGGCAAGACTAAGGTTACACAATCTGAGGAAAAAAACTCGCCCCACTCGTTTTAGGATGAGTAAGAGAAAAGCACCTAATCTTGTGCTTGTTACAGCTTTACGGAGATGGCGCATTGAAAAGCAGAGAGAGCTGCATCATCTTGCTTTGGCAGCTCATAGAGCTCTACCAGCTCCACCTGCTCCACCTGCAGCAACAACTCTACCTGCTCCACCTGCACCACTTGGTCTAGCAGCTCCACCTTCTCCACCAGCTCCAGCAGTTGCAGCAGTTCCACTCGCCCTAGCAGTTCCACCAACAGCTCCACCTGTTCCAGCAACTCCACCAGTAGCTCCAGCAGTTCCACCTGTCCCACCAGTTCCACCAATAACTCCACCTTCTCCACCTGCTCCACCAGCTCCAGCAGTTCCACCACCAGTACTACCTGCCTATGGTGGTGGTACTTTTGATGATCCGATTCTGGTAGACAACATACCAAACATTTGCATTGTCTTGTCAtcaaatgatgaagaagaagatgtggaAGAGATTGTCTTTGAAGAAGagtatgatgaagaagaagaagatccagAAGAAGATTCAGAGGAAGATCCAGAAGAAGATGCAGAAGAAGATCCTGAAGAAGAGTATGATCCAACagatgatgaggaagaggaagaggcagAGACAGACTGAAGAATGTTTTATGGTTTTttgtggctttttttttttttttataatgaattaGTGTGgattaagtatttttttttttttgtttccacaCTGATTTTTGGACagtttttttatcttttttttttttttggataaaaggTTTGTATTTATGGTCATCTTAGATCATTATGATATGGACTCATGTATAATGTATCCGAGTCAATCGgatgttcctttttttttgttgtacaTAGTTTCTAGCTTAAGTGGACATGAGTTAATATCATTATGTATAGGAGGATGGGAAGTCTGAAATGGGGAGAAGAAGGTGTAATTAAGACTGTTTATAAATATGGGGTTTATTGCTATGGTTTTCTGTGTTTAAATGAATAGTGACAAAACACTTTGGAGTTTGTattgtttgaagtttgaaggtTGAAAAGGCTTgaagtcatctctctctctctcgctctctttttttttcttcttttgtgagTTCAGAAAAGACAAAATTTGTTGTGAGTtcagaaaagataaaatttgcAAGTAGTGGATGTGTTACtactttttatttgataaaatttGCAAGCGTGGGGTATGATCTAAGCCATCAATATTTAACAAAAGTGGGGTTTGGTTCTCTTTCCTTGGCCTTCCTTTTGTCTTAATGAGTAACggccaataacccaataaatcataaacccaataaacccagtaaatcataaatcataaacccaataatccaataaactcaataatccaataacccaataaacccaataaaccatcaaacccaatataaacccaataaacccaagaACCTAATAACCtaataacccaataacccaataaacccaataactcAATAAACTCAATTAACCATAGACcttcaaacccaataaaccatcaAACCCAATAACCCATAAACCATAAACCCCATAACCCAATAATCCAATAACCAAATAACAtaataacccaataacccaataacccaataaacccaataaactcaataaatccaataacccaataaccaATCAACCATAGACCCtcaaacccaataacccaataaacccaataacttCATCCCTGGTCTTCTTTTTGTTCTGTATGAACTGTAAAAATGTCTTTGTTAAGAGGACAAAGTAAAAATGCCTTTGTTAAAAGCTCTAgctgttgggtaacctagaggggggtgaataggttaccactagtggattttgcctctttttcgattggttgcacacttatattaaatataaaaagcagaagtaaatgaggcacaagatttatagtggttcggctaacttagcctacatccactcctctcaaccttgagagaattccactagtatttccctttcaatacaataggtggggaaatgacacctttacaactctttttaacaggataagaggatccttacaatcttagttctaggacaagagtatcctttcaatctcttaaggatgagagggtccttgtactaatctaagtacagtctagattaatacaacaatgctttatcaaatcaaaagcataaacaagtaaatacaatagaagtttggtataaatacctatcaaagagtagtgacacttttaccctttgagtgatggtgctcaatgatatgaatgagagtgatgcaccttgagtctcctagatgactctccttgatggcatgagttggagagagtggagagttaagagcttggtaatatctctttgaagagcttgaattgaataatttagctcaatgacaaattctcacttttgtactttctcaaatgtactatgcactttttctatcaaaaagatgtattttgttccttgtttggatgtgttttataaagccaaaagttggagtttgtttgttctccaacggatataaaactgtcatatttttagactgtcggtcgacctataaagttgtcggtcgaccatcaaaaaactagccgttgaaaactagccgttaagcccaagtttggggctgtaggtcgattgtcggtcgacctatggatcgacctacaagtgtcgatcgaccgatagatctgtcggttgcaaccgacaggctactggaaacaggtctgtatttttttatattctgtaggtcgaccgacagagtctgtaggtcgaccAACAGAcagttatcctatttttttgattgtctgtcaaggggatttttggtccagcttgcttggggacttcataggtttttgtctaacattttaatggccatgtttcttgagtctagggcatgggaatgagttcctcctagggtctcttacatgtgaatgcaatgtgtgtgcaatgtgatatgcacatgtagtgaaatgtgttctattgcacttgaatcttcttggagagtctttgtcttgttaattcttggcttcctttagaagatgttcctcaatcttcaaatttcttcttttccttaactcttctgttgtgagctccgttgatcaagtctttcctggatgcttgatgcttccaacgtctgactatgaagcttgcttaaagattggaatattagtattaattttaatgtttgttatcatcaaaattagtttatggaggaatgtgttttccaacaatctccccctttttgatgatgacaaacatgtgattcaaaatatgcattactcatgtatgtatgcaattcaagataaatatatgcattattcatgtgggcatgtaactcaagatgaatatgcattatcatacatcatatgattatttgaatcataattcaaggtaaagataaatatgcattatcacataatatgtagataaatatgcattatcacataatttgaatatttgaatcataataacttctcccccttttgtcaacacaaaaaggaggtgtagagcatgaacaagcaaaaacaatcttagggtggctccccctaagccAGTGCTGGTAACCATGAACaagcaaaaacaatcttagggtggctccccctaagaaaatgacttcctgcatggttagaagaacagagagcaaataatatgaagcccaataaagtgttaattttaaaagcatcacatgcttcaaaatagaagttccatgttttaaaagtatGCCATAACAAGATACGATCAAGAGTGCTAATATGATGTCAACTATCTCTActtgtggaggaggaggaaagaaatgcgaT
The nucleotide sequence above comes from Telopea speciosissima isolate NSW1024214 ecotype Mountain lineage chromosome 3, Tspe_v1, whole genome shotgun sequence. Encoded proteins:
- the LOC122655353 gene encoding proline-, glutamic acid- and leucine-rich protein 1-like — protein: MARLRLHNLRKKTRPTRFRMSKRKAPNLVLVTALRRWRIEKQRELHHLALAAHRALPAPPAPPAATTLPAPPAPLGLAAPPSPPAPAVAAVPLALAVPPTAPPVPATPPVAPAVPPVPPVPPITPPSPPAPPAPAVPPPVLPAYGGGTFDDPILVDNIPNICIVLSSNDEEEDVEEIVFEEEYDEEEEDPEEDSEEDPEEDAEEDPEEEYDPTDDEEEEEAETD